In a single window of the Streptomyces sp. NBC_00285 genome:
- a CDS encoding GntR family transcriptional regulator: MTSTYVALVSDRSEVPDFAPQGAQLIYVAVADHIEARIRAGKLHPGARLPAERDLAQEYGVAYLTVRRAAQVLRDRGLIETVHGRGTFVADPVPQAAGDASVDDETDS; the protein is encoded by the coding sequence TTGACATCGACCTACGTTGCCCTTGTGAGTGACCGTAGTGAGGTACCCGACTTCGCCCCGCAGGGGGCCCAGCTCATCTACGTTGCTGTAGCCGACCACATCGAGGCGCGGATTCGAGCCGGGAAGCTACATCCAGGAGCGCGCCTGCCGGCTGAGCGTGATCTCGCACAGGAGTACGGCGTCGCCTACCTCACTGTTCGGCGAGCCGCCCAGGTCCTGCGCGACCGAGGACTCATCGAGACTGTCCACGGCCGCGGCACCTTCGTCGCCGACCCGGTGCCCCAAGCGGCTGGGGATGCCAGTGTCGACGACGAGACCGACAGCTGA